One genomic window of Streptomyces sp. NBC_01498 includes the following:
- a CDS encoding PrsW family intramembrane metalloprotease encodes MSEPSRPAPWAPHEPAAAQSAAYTPAPGYGYGHPAVPEFERFERQEPGDLWAAVPDRSRWRYRPHRALWRHPLVRAGAVVIVLALCGLLILSLVREQTGTRGFLVGLGLALLPVPLLMAAFRWLDRVEPGPWRNLLFAFAWGACAAALVAITANSFATQWIATATADPTGAESLGATVVAPIVEESAKAAAILLIFLFRRRSFTGLVDGVVVAGFTATGFAFTENILYLGKAFGEDQQTGGPGLGAVTAATFFIRVLMSPFAHPLFTVLTGIGFGIAALATRRQAVRRWLAPAVGLLLAMGTHALWNASATLFGPYGFFAVYGAFMLPAFALLTWLAIWSRQRELRTVSAELPAYAAAGWLGETEPLALSSMRARSTARKAAGRLHGPSAARTVAEYQSFATALAFLRHRAGRGTMGADFAERERELLHHLWQRRETASPALAYAARATGRVWSPPPYIDYGGYNPYRS; translated from the coding sequence ATGTCCGAACCGTCCCGACCGGCCCCCTGGGCCCCGCACGAGCCCGCCGCCGCGCAGTCGGCCGCGTACACGCCCGCGCCCGGGTACGGGTACGGGCACCCCGCGGTCCCGGAGTTCGAGCGGTTCGAGCGGCAGGAGCCCGGGGACCTGTGGGCCGCCGTGCCGGACCGTTCCCGGTGGCGCTACCGGCCGCACCGGGCCCTCTGGCGGCATCCGCTCGTGCGCGCGGGCGCGGTGGTCATCGTCCTCGCGCTCTGCGGCCTGCTGATCCTCTCCCTCGTCCGGGAGCAGACCGGCACCCGCGGCTTCCTCGTCGGCCTCGGTCTGGCGCTCCTGCCCGTGCCGTTGCTGATGGCGGCCTTCCGCTGGCTGGACCGGGTGGAACCGGGGCCCTGGCGGAATCTGCTGTTCGCCTTCGCCTGGGGCGCCTGCGCCGCCGCCCTCGTGGCGATCACGGCGAACTCCTTCGCGACCCAGTGGATAGCCACCGCGACGGCGGATCCCACGGGCGCGGAGTCCCTGGGCGCCACGGTGGTCGCGCCGATCGTGGAGGAGAGCGCGAAGGCCGCCGCGATCCTGCTGATCTTCCTCTTCCGGCGGCGGTCCTTCACCGGTCTGGTGGACGGCGTCGTCGTCGCGGGCTTCACCGCGACCGGCTTCGCCTTCACCGAGAACATCCTCTACCTCGGCAAGGCCTTCGGCGAGGACCAGCAGACCGGCGGCCCCGGCCTCGGGGCCGTGACCGCCGCGACCTTCTTCATACGTGTCCTGATGTCCCCCTTCGCGCATCCGCTCTTCACGGTCCTGACCGGCATCGGCTTCGGCATCGCCGCGCTCGCCACCCGCCGGCAGGCCGTGCGCCGGTGGCTGGCACCGGCGGTCGGCCTGCTGCTCGCCATGGGCACACACGCGCTGTGGAACGCCTCCGCGACGCTGTTCGGCCCGTACGGGTTCTTCGCGGTGTACGGGGCCTTCATGCTGCCCGCGTTCGCCCTGCTGACCTGGCTGGCGATATGGAGCAGGCAGCGCGAACTGCGTACGGTCTCCGCCGAGTTGCCCGCCTACGCGGCGGCCGGCTGGCTCGGCGAGACCGAACCGCTCGCGCTGTCCTCGATGCGGGCGCGCTCGACGGCGCGCAAGGCGGCGGGACGGCTCCACGGCCCCTCGGCGGCACGTACGGTCGCCGAGTACCAGTCGTTCGCGACGGCCCTGGCGTTCCTGCGCCACCGGGCGGGACGGGGCACGATGGGCGCGGACTTCGCCGAGCGCGAGAGGGAGTTGCTGCACCACCTGTGGCAGCGCCGGGAAACGGCGTCGCCCGCGCTGGCTTACGCGGCGCGGGCGACGGGGCGGGTGTGGTCACCGCCGCCGTACATCGACTACGGCGGCTACAACCCGTATCGGAGCTAG
- the trmB gene encoding tRNA (guanosine(46)-N7)-methyltransferase TrmB, producing MFPGGTGPAADPAGSHFERRIRSFQPRRSRVTTGQADVLRRLWPAWGLDIDGQRVIDLDTMFGGLPVVLEIGFGMGEATARMAADDPATGILAADVHTPGQGNLLRLAERNGLSNIRVANGDAIILLRAMLPPASLDGMRVYFPDPWPKTRHHKRRLIQPEFLTLAAPRLKPGAVLHCATDWEPYAEQMLDVLTAHPAFENTAPDGGYAPRPGSRPRTRFEGQGLDKGHRVRDLLFRRVADTPPAR from the coding sequence ATGTTCCCCGGGGGCACGGGGCCGGCCGCCGACCCCGCCGGATCGCACTTCGAGCGCCGTATCCGCAGCTTCCAGCCGCGCCGCAGCCGGGTGACCACCGGCCAGGCCGATGTCCTGCGGCGGCTGTGGCCCGCCTGGGGCCTGGACATCGACGGGCAGCGGGTCATCGACCTCGACACGATGTTCGGCGGGCTGCCGGTCGTCCTGGAGATCGGCTTCGGAATGGGCGAGGCGACCGCGCGGATGGCCGCCGACGACCCGGCCACCGGGATTCTCGCCGCCGACGTCCACACCCCGGGCCAGGGCAATCTGCTGCGTCTCGCCGAGCGGAACGGTCTGTCCAACATCCGGGTGGCCAACGGCGACGCGATCATCCTGCTCCGGGCGATGCTGCCGCCCGCCTCGCTGGACGGGATGCGCGTCTACTTCCCCGACCCGTGGCCCAAGACCCGCCACCACAAACGGCGGCTGATCCAGCCCGAGTTCCTCACGCTGGCCGCGCCCCGGCTGAAGCCCGGCGCCGTACTGCACTGCGCGACGGACTGGGAGCCGTACGCCGAGCAGATGCTCGACGTGCTGACCGCGCACCCGGCGTTCGAGAACACCGCGCCGGACGGCGGCTACGCGCCACGCCCCGGCTCCCGGCCGCGTACACGCTTCGAGGGCCAGGGCCTGGACAAGGGGCATCGCGTACGGGACCTGCTCTTCCGCCGCGTCGCGGACACGCCACCGGCGCGGTAG
- the lhgO gene encoding L-2-hydroxyglutarate oxidase, producing the protein MRDGSGQVEGHGRGDDRGRRHGHDCDVLVIGGGIVGLSTAYALTRAAPGTRVTVLEKEPGPARHQTGHNSGVIHSGVYYRPGSLKARFAVKGAAETVAFCAEHGIPHKVTGKLIVATGRDELPRLHALVQRGRENGIPVRELGPAQIMEYEPEVRGLAAIHVGTTGVCDFAAVAARLADSAAASGTTVRYGAEVTAVDRRAWGVAVRTSSGEVVRARALVNCAGLQCDRVARLAGDDPGMRIVPFRGEYFELARPELVRGLVYPVPDPAFPFLGVHLTRGVDGTVHVGPNAVPALAREGYSWAAVRPRELAGTLGWPGTWRMARRHWRYGAGELRRSLSRRAFATAVRRLLPAVTEADLRPATAGVRAQAVLRDGTPADDFLIRQAPRTVHVLNAPSPAATAALPIGREVARRALVMLRDTDAVRRPAGP; encoded by the coding sequence ATGAGAGACGGCTCGGGTCAGGTCGAAGGTCACGGCCGCGGTGACGACCGCGGTCGTCGCCACGGACACGACTGCGACGTGCTGGTGATCGGCGGCGGCATCGTCGGTCTCTCGACGGCCTACGCCCTCACCCGCGCCGCCCCCGGCACCCGCGTCACGGTCCTGGAGAAGGAGCCCGGCCCGGCGCGCCACCAGACGGGGCACAACAGCGGGGTCATCCACAGCGGGGTGTATTACCGCCCCGGCTCGCTCAAGGCACGGTTCGCGGTCAAGGGCGCCGCCGAGACGGTCGCGTTCTGCGCGGAGCACGGCATCCCGCACAAGGTCACCGGCAAGCTGATCGTCGCCACCGGCCGGGACGAACTGCCCCGGCTGCACGCCCTGGTCCAGCGCGGCCGGGAGAACGGCATCCCGGTCCGCGAGCTCGGCCCGGCGCAGATCATGGAGTACGAGCCAGAGGTGCGCGGCCTCGCGGCGATCCACGTCGGCACGACCGGCGTGTGCGACTTCGCCGCCGTCGCGGCCCGGCTCGCCGACTCGGCGGCGGCGTCGGGCACGACCGTGCGGTACGGCGCGGAGGTCACCGCCGTCGACCGGCGGGCGTGGGGCGTCGCGGTGCGTACGTCCTCCGGGGAGGTGGTCCGCGCCCGCGCCCTCGTCAACTGCGCCGGGCTCCAGTGCGACCGGGTGGCACGGCTGGCGGGCGACGACCCGGGAATGCGGATCGTCCCCTTCCGAGGCGAGTACTTCGAACTGGCCCGGCCGGAGCTGGTGCGCGGGCTGGTCTATCCGGTGCCCGACCCGGCGTTCCCGTTCCTGGGGGTGCATCTGACGCGCGGCGTCGACGGCACCGTCCACGTCGGGCCCAACGCGGTGCCCGCGCTGGCCCGCGAGGGCTACTCCTGGGCCGCCGTGCGCCCCCGCGAGCTGGCGGGCACGCTCGGCTGGCCCGGCACCTGGCGGATGGCGCGGCGCCACTGGCGTTACGGCGCGGGCGAGCTGCGCCGCTCGCTGTCCCGGCGGGCCTTCGCCACCGCCGTACGAAGATTGCTGCCCGCCGTGACGGAGGCGGATCTGCGCCCCGCGACGGCGGGGGTGCGCGCGCAGGCGGTGCTGCGGGACGGCACACCCGCCGACGACTTCCTGATCCGGCAGGCACCGCGCACGGTGCATGTGCTCAACGCGCCGTCCCCGGCGGCGACGGCCGCGCTCCCGATCGGCCGTGAGGTCGCGAGACGGGCGCTGGTGATGCTCAGGGACACCGACGCGGTCCGGCGCCCGGCGGGTCCGTAG
- a CDS encoding sporulation protein — protein MSRELRGPNEKLGTVLALAGISNAGLARRVNDLGSQRGLTLRYDKTSVARWVSKGMVPQGAAPHLIAAAIGAKLGRPVPLHEIGLADADPAPEVGLAFPRDVGEAVRSATDLYRLDLAGRRAGSGGIWQSLAGSFSVSAYATPASRWLISPADSSVARDAAMAEAARRAHAAHGGPRLTGPATGPGGRPETGPGGAPGPDGELSPLRVGHSDVAKLREAAADARRWDSKYGGGDWRSSMVPECLRVDAAPLLLAAYSDEVGRGLFGATAELTRLAGWMAFDTGQQEAAQRYYIQALRLARAAADVPLGGYVLASMSLQATYRGFADEGVDLAQAALERNRGLATARTMSFFRLVEARAHAKAGDAPAAGAALKAAEGWLERARPGDADPSWLGFYSYDRFCADAAECYRDLKAPRQMRRFTEQALSRPTEEFARSHGLRLVVSAVAELESGNLDAACAAGTRAVEVAGRISSARTTEYVRDLLHRLEPYGDEPRVAELVERARPLLVAPA, from the coding sequence ATGTCCAGGGAGCTACGCGGGCCGAACGAGAAACTCGGCACCGTTCTCGCCCTCGCGGGAATCAGCAACGCCGGTCTCGCCCGGCGGGTCAACGACCTCGGGTCGCAGCGCGGGCTGACGCTCCGCTACGACAAGACCTCGGTGGCCCGGTGGGTCTCGAAGGGGATGGTTCCGCAGGGCGCGGCTCCCCATCTGATCGCGGCGGCCATCGGCGCCAAGCTCGGCCGCCCCGTACCGCTGCACGAGATCGGCCTGGCCGACGCCGATCCGGCGCCGGAGGTGGGTCTCGCCTTCCCGCGCGACGTGGGCGAGGCGGTGCGGTCCGCCACCGATCTGTACCGGCTGGACCTGGCGGGCCGGCGGGCCGGCAGCGGCGGCATCTGGCAGTCGCTGGCGGGGTCCTTCTCGGTGAGCGCGTACGCCACGCCCGCCTCGCGCTGGCTGATATCGCCCGCCGACTCGTCGGTCGCGCGCGACGCGGCGATGGCCGAGGCGGCACGGAGGGCACACGCGGCGCACGGCGGGCCCCGGCTGACCGGGCCCGCCACCGGACCCGGCGGAAGGCCCGAGACGGGCCCCGGGGGCGCTCCGGGGCCCGACGGCGAGCTGTCCCCGCTGCGCGTGGGCCACAGCGACGTCGCCAAGCTCCGTGAGGCGGCGGCCGACGCCCGGCGCTGGGACTCCAAGTACGGCGGCGGGGACTGGCGTTCGTCGATGGTGCCCGAGTGCCTGCGGGTCGACGCCGCGCCGCTGCTGCTCGCCGCGTACAGCGACGAGGTCGGGCGCGGTCTGTTCGGCGCGACCGCCGAACTGACCCGGCTGGCCGGGTGGATGGCCTTCGACACCGGCCAGCAGGAGGCCGCCCAGCGGTACTACATCCAGGCGCTGCGCCTGGCCCGCGCGGCGGCCGACGTGCCGCTCGGCGGCTATGTGCTGGCCTCGATGTCCCTCCAGGCCACGTACCGGGGCTTCGCCGACGAGGGCGTGGACCTGGCCCAGGCGGCGCTGGAGCGCAACCGGGGGCTCGCGACGGCCCGCACGATGAGCTTCTTCCGGCTGGTGGAGGCACGGGCGCACGCGAAGGCGGGCGACGCCCCGGCGGCGGGGGCCGCGCTGAAGGCCGCGGAGGGCTGGCTGGAGCGCGCGCGGCCCGGCGACGCGGACCCGAGCTGGCTGGGCTTCTACTCGTACGACCGTTTCTGCGCCGACGCCGCCGAGTGCTACCGGGACCTGAAGGCGCCTCGGCAGATGCGGCGTTTCACGGAGCAGGCGCTGTCCCGGCCGACGGAGGAGTTCGCTCGGTCGCACGGTCTGCGTCTGGTGGTGAGCGCGGTCGCCGAGCTGGAGTCCGGCAATCTGGACGCGGCGTGCGCGGCGGGCACGCGCGCGGTGGAGGTGGCGGGGCGGATCTCGTCGGCGCGCACCACGGAGTACGTACGGGACCTGCTGCACCGCCTTGAGCCGTACGGCGACGAGCCGAGGGTCGCGGAGCTGGTGGAGCGGGCACGGCCGCTGCTGGTGGCTCCGGCGTAG
- a CDS encoding asparagine synthase-related protein, with protein MRWLVGWSSIAASFGTAGAVGDRSEGRTVHPVGSQLLWGDPDPLWAVGDWRDDEVRVVSVDADTRLAVFGCCGATDEQLKLGLFAARGGALRHLTAWPGSYTAVAQIGRRITVAGDLAGARPVFHTPWANGTAYATAALPLADLIEAQLDIGHLAALLACPETPEALRDSTPYVGVKRVPPGHALVLREGSREITGYEQVSSLAVAAPQTDPERAVEGVRDALVEAVRARLLAPRHAPETQPPDPGPVPGMGPADRRAARGAPVPGIGADLSGGSASGTLALLAAGLPGAPGTVLGHGTGAGERLLAVTFNDLSTGGREAELERARAMASNPRLHHVVVAAGEEALPYAELEGPLTDEPGPSLVIAERHRRRLAAGSADHFTGAGAREVLDAHPARLADLLIDRRRRDLLRPTTALAKAQGPSAGSLFVPLTVYRAARRLARTPYRTGLEEAAARLPTAHRDRDAPAADGPLGASLAALTWSRPGPAARWLTGEALAEVSVRLTAAAIRPTSVQRPGEARARAALARHAADHRIFEQAAEVRSQRLHAPFFDNQVVRACRALPESLRVQPGARSDVLRAVLAGAGIHDLPPGWGATTHATEAAATRTGMRAAVNDLMALFDAPLLADAGLIEARVVRKALRKAAEGEPIPLDGIADLVSTELWLRRLLSRRGTCWTGSAAPRQRAVAGGVMPRPTLHQ; from the coding sequence ATGCGCTGGTTGGTGGGGTGGAGCAGTATCGCCGCGAGCTTCGGTACGGCGGGAGCCGTCGGTGACCGCTCCGAAGGGCGTACGGTCCACCCCGTGGGCTCCCAACTCCTGTGGGGCGACCCCGATCCGCTGTGGGCCGTCGGCGACTGGCGCGACGACGAGGTCCGAGTCGTCAGCGTCGACGCGGACACCCGGCTCGCCGTGTTCGGCTGCTGCGGCGCCACCGACGAGCAGCTGAAACTGGGCCTGTTCGCGGCGCGCGGCGGTGCCCTGCGCCACCTCACCGCCTGGCCCGGCAGCTACACCGCCGTCGCCCAGATCGGCCGCCGCATCACCGTCGCCGGCGATCTGGCGGGCGCGAGACCCGTGTTCCACACGCCGTGGGCCAACGGCACCGCGTACGCCACCGCCGCCCTGCCGCTCGCCGACCTCATCGAGGCCCAGCTGGACATCGGGCACCTGGCCGCGCTCCTCGCCTGCCCCGAGACCCCCGAGGCGCTGCGCGACTCCACCCCGTACGTGGGCGTCAAGCGCGTCCCGCCCGGCCACGCCCTCGTCCTGCGCGAGGGCTCCCGCGAGATCACCGGCTACGAACAGGTCTCCTCGCTCGCCGTCGCCGCCCCCCAGACCGACCCCGAACGCGCCGTCGAGGGAGTCCGGGACGCCCTCGTCGAAGCCGTACGCGCCCGCCTCCTGGCGCCCCGTCACGCCCCCGAGACCCAGCCCCCGGACCCCGGCCCGGTGCCCGGCATGGGCCCCGCCGACCGGCGCGCGGCACGCGGCGCGCCCGTCCCCGGCATCGGCGCCGACCTCTCCGGCGGCAGCGCGTCCGGCACCCTCGCCCTGCTCGCCGCCGGACTGCCCGGCGCCCCCGGCACCGTCCTCGGCCACGGCACCGGCGCCGGGGAACGGCTCCTCGCCGTCACCTTCAACGACCTCTCCACCGGCGGTCGCGAGGCCGAACTGGAACGCGCCCGCGCCATGGCCTCCAACCCCCGGCTGCACCACGTGGTCGTCGCGGCGGGCGAAGAGGCCCTTCCCTACGCCGAGTTGGAGGGCCCGCTCACCGACGAGCCCGGCCCCTCCCTCGTCATCGCCGAACGCCACCGCCGCCGGCTCGCCGCGGGCAGCGCCGACCACTTCACCGGGGCCGGGGCCCGCGAGGTGCTGGACGCCCACCCCGCGCGCCTGGCCGACCTGCTCATCGACCGGCGCCGCCGCGACCTGCTGCGGCCGACGACCGCGCTCGCCAAGGCCCAGGGCCCCTCGGCGGGCTCGCTGTTCGTGCCCCTCACCGTCTACCGCGCGGCCCGCCGTCTCGCCCGTACGCCCTACCGCACCGGCCTCGAAGAGGCCGCCGCCCGGCTGCCCACCGCACACCGCGACCGCGACGCGCCCGCCGCCGACGGGCCGCTGGGCGCGTCCCTGGCCGCGCTCACCTGGTCACGCCCCGGACCGGCGGCCCGGTGGCTCACGGGGGAGGCACTCGCGGAGGTGTCGGTCCGGCTGACGGCGGCGGCGATCCGCCCGACCTCCGTCCAGCGGCCCGGCGAGGCCCGCGCACGGGCCGCGCTGGCCCGGCACGCCGCCGACCACCGCATCTTCGAACAGGCCGCCGAGGTCCGCAGCCAGCGGCTGCACGCGCCGTTCTTCGACAACCAGGTCGTACGGGCCTGCCGGGCGCTCCCCGAGTCCCTGCGGGTGCAGCCCGGCGCCCGGTCCGACGTGCTGCGCGCGGTCCTCGCCGGGGCGGGCATACACGACCTGCCGCCGGGCTGGGGCGCCACGACGCACGCGACGGAGGCCGCCGCGACCCGCACCGGGATGCGGGCCGCCGTCAACGACCTGATGGCCCTGTTCGACGCGCCACTGCTGGCCGACGCCGGTCTGATCGAGGCCCGCGTGGTGCGCAAGGCGCTCCGCAAGGCCGCCGAGGGCGAACCGATCCCGCTGGACGGCATCGCCGACCTGGTCTCCACCGAACTGTGGCTCAGACGCCTGCTGTCCCGTCGCGGCACCTGCTGGACGGGCTCGGCGGCACCCCGCCAGCGCGCCGTTGCGGGCGGCGTGATGCCCCGCCCGACCCTGCATCAGTAA
- a CDS encoding sigma-70 family RNA polymerase sigma factor, which yields MSGDGRGEPLGGGGAGGTETGGPPSGQVPSQGRSGGSPGAGGPVGPVVPVVPSAASPGGAVPSVPSQRGGGRGSAAPHAGAGDGGAEGPVGDLPPSDAELVRRMRNGDDGAYEELYRRHSGAVLRYARTCCRDAHTADDLTAEVFARTLQAVRGGAGPEQAVRAYLLTTVRRVAAAWTKTAKREQLVEDFAVFAAESARSSGIPDDAKLDLGADVRAMREAERSLAVKAFRSLPERWQAVLWHTTVEEESPSTVAPLFGLTPNATAVLASRAREGLKQAYLQAHVNTSVTTAGDCAQYAERLGAYARGGLRIRAERGLRKHLEECARCRGVAGELAHVNAGIPAVLPLAVIGWFAAGYSLKAAGVVVGGAAGAAGAGAAAAAGGGAGAAGSGGGAASGGAAAEGLGAPLKAGIAAVTALAVAAGLVWALSGDEVPDRPVARPPVVGPLLPDAPAPPTKPKPKLPAAPGPVASAARPSAAPTPPPEPPPAAPAEAKPVPPTSEPPPPPVTDRPEPPPVPPAPREYQVSRLAYDVTGDGSGPEVLIGQSGWLWQRSGMSVGGTRYGHGVSTHARGSVTIALNRPCATYRALVGVDDMTLGLGALRFSVYGDGSRLWRSPVVRGGDAAVAVNVGISGRKTIRLVVEPHTPFDSVAVADWAHSRISCA from the coding sequence ATGAGTGGTGACGGACGGGGCGAGCCACTGGGTGGCGGCGGTGCCGGCGGTACGGAGACGGGCGGGCCGCCGTCCGGGCAGGTGCCGAGCCAGGGCCGGTCGGGAGGTTCCCCGGGAGCTGGCGGGCCTGTCGGGCCGGTGGTCCCGGTGGTTCCGTCGGCGGCTTCGCCGGGCGGGGCGGTTCCGAGTGTGCCGTCGCAGCGCGGGGGCGGCCGTGGGTCGGCCGCGCCGCATGCGGGGGCGGGGGACGGGGGCGCCGAGGGGCCGGTGGGTGATCTGCCGCCCTCGGACGCCGAGTTGGTGCGGCGGATGCGGAACGGCGACGACGGGGCGTACGAGGAGCTGTACCGGCGCCACTCGGGGGCCGTACTGCGCTACGCGCGCACCTGCTGCCGGGACGCGCACACGGCGGACGACCTGACGGCCGAGGTGTTCGCCCGCACCCTCCAGGCGGTGCGCGGGGGCGCCGGTCCGGAGCAGGCGGTGCGGGCGTATCTGCTGACGACCGTGCGGCGTGTCGCCGCCGCGTGGACGAAGACGGCCAAGCGGGAACAACTGGTCGAGGACTTCGCGGTGTTCGCGGCGGAGTCGGCCCGCTCGTCCGGGATCCCGGACGACGCGAAGCTCGACCTGGGCGCCGATGTGCGCGCCATGCGCGAGGCCGAGCGGTCGCTCGCGGTCAAGGCGTTCCGCAGTCTGCCGGAGCGCTGGCAGGCGGTGCTGTGGCACACGACCGTCGAGGAGGAGTCGCCGAGCACGGTGGCGCCGCTGTTCGGGCTGACGCCCAACGCGACGGCCGTGCTGGCCAGTCGGGCGCGCGAGGGGCTCAAGCAGGCGTATCTCCAGGCGCATGTGAACACGTCGGTGACCACGGCCGGGGACTGCGCGCAGTACGCCGAGCGGCTGGGCGCGTACGCGCGCGGCGGGTTGCGTATCCGGGCCGAGCGCGGGCTGCGCAAGCACCTGGAGGAGTGCGCCCGGTGCCGGGGAGTCGCGGGCGAGCTGGCGCACGTCAACGCGGGGATTCCGGCGGTGCTTCCGCTCGCGGTCATCGGCTGGTTCGCGGCCGGGTATTCGCTCAAGGCGGCCGGGGTCGTGGTCGGCGGGGCGGCGGGCGCCGCCGGGGCGGGTGCGGCGGCAGCGGCCGGTGGCGGCGCGGGCGCGGCCGGTTCGGGAGGAGGCGCCGCCTCGGGCGGGGCGGCGGCCGAAGGGCTGGGCGCGCCGTTGAAGGCCGGGATCGCGGCCGTGACCGCCCTCGCGGTGGCGGCCGGGCTGGTGTGGGCGCTGTCCGGGGACGAGGTCCCCGACCGGCCGGTGGCGAGGCCGCCCGTCGTGGGGCCCCTGCTGCCGGACGCGCCCGCGCCACCAACGAAGCCGAAGCCGAAGCTGCCCGCCGCACCCGGTCCGGTGGCGTCGGCCGCCCGGCCGTCGGCGGCTCCGACCCCGCCGCCGGAGCCGCCGCCCGCCGCGCCGGCGGAGGCGAAGCCCGTACCGCCGACGTCCGAGCCCCCGCCGCCGCCGGTGACCGACCGCCCGGAGCCGCCGCCCGTACCTCCCGCGCCTCGGGAGTACCAGGTGAGCCGGCTCGCGTACGACGTGACGGGGGACGGTTCGGGGCCGGAGGTGCTCATCGGGCAGAGCGGTTGGCTCTGGCAGCGATCCGGTATGTCGGTGGGCGGCACGCGCTACGGGCACGGGGTGTCGACGCACGCGCGGGGTTCGGTGACGATCGCGCTCAACCGGCCGTGCGCGACGTACCGGGCGCTGGTCGGTGTGGACGACATGACGCTCGGGCTGGGGGCGTTGCGCTTCTCCGTCTACGGGGACGGCAGCCGGCTCTGGCGCTCCCCGGTGGTGCGGGGCGGTGACGCGGCGGTGGCGGTGAACGTGGGGATCAGCGGCAGGAAGACGATCCGGCTGGTGGTCGAACCGCACACGCCGTTCGACTCGGTGGCGGTGGCGGACTGGGCGCACTCCCGCATCAGCTGCGCCTGA
- a CDS encoding helix-turn-helix domain-containing protein, with amino-acid sequence MHIQDSHWQAVVSVDGGGRVGTGGLNRSTPLRVDAQRNLEHVLRAAREVFGELGYGAPMEDVARRARVGVGTVYRRFPSKDVLVRRIAEEETSRLTEQARAALGQEEEPWSALARFLRTSVDSGAGRLLPPQVLRVGVDVDESTVVPETADGARVPQQRQSGQPDLRVVGPGEQVAEQAGQRSPASDEPVATAGSTGSLSDGLVDPSSGTVELLDVVGQLVERARSAGELRPGVTVADVLLVIATAAPALPDAKQQAAASARLLDILLEGLRSRAA; translated from the coding sequence ATGCACATTCAGGATTCTCATTGGCAGGCCGTCGTGTCCGTGGACGGCGGCGGACGTGTGGGTACGGGCGGGTTGAACCGTTCCACACCACTGCGTGTCGACGCACAGCGCAATCTGGAACATGTTCTGCGAGCGGCTCGTGAGGTGTTCGGCGAGCTCGGCTACGGGGCGCCGATGGAGGACGTGGCGCGCCGGGCCCGGGTCGGGGTCGGCACGGTCTACCGGCGCTTCCCCAGCAAGGACGTGCTGGTCCGGCGAATAGCCGAGGAGGAGACCTCCCGGCTGACGGAGCAGGCACGGGCGGCTCTGGGGCAGGAGGAGGAGCCGTGGTCCGCGCTCGCGCGGTTCCTGCGGACGTCCGTGGATTCCGGCGCGGGAAGACTGCTGCCGCCGCAGGTACTGCGGGTCGGGGTGGACGTCGACGAGTCGACGGTCGTTCCGGAGACGGCGGACGGGGCGCGGGTGCCGCAGCAGCGGCAGTCCGGGCAGCCCGATCTGCGGGTCGTCGGTCCCGGTGAGCAGGTGGCGGAGCAGGCCGGTCAGCGTTCGCCGGCGTCCGACGAGCCGGTGGCGACCGCCGGTTCGACGGGGTCGCTGAGCGACGGGCTGGTCGATCCGTCCTCGGGCACGGTCGAACTGCTCGATGTCGTGGGGCAGTTGGTAGAGCGGGCACGGTCGGCCGGCGAGCTGCGGCCGGGCGTGACGGTGGCCGATGTCCTGCTGGTCATCGCTACGGCGGCGCCCGCGCTGCCGGATGCGAAGCAGCAGGCGGCGGCTTCGGCCCGGTTGCTGGACATCCTGCTCGAAGGGCTTCGCTCCCGGGCCGCGTGA